A genomic region of Candidatus Limnocylindrales bacterium contains the following coding sequences:
- the hemQ gene encoding hydrogen peroxide-dependent heme synthase → MPEFVAVEAPQTIEGWYTLHDVYTVDWSLWHALDDLEREHVGSELSSWLEGLAAYPERGDSKLYSVVTQKGDLMFCHYRSSPAALNEIELQLRKLRIYEFLAPAYSYLSVIEVSLYEVQAMAMRRLSDRGIAPGTPEHDEALAKEMEVQKERMNERLFRRIPPQRYICFYPMNKRRGEQVNWYALPLKDRRAIMRGHGSIGHKYADVVTQVIGGSTGLDDWEWGVSLHAEDPLSFKKLIYEMRFDPASSWFAEFGPFYVGVHIAPTAVAALMEGRLE, encoded by the coding sequence GTGCCCGAGTTCGTCGCCGTCGAAGCCCCTCAAACTATCGAAGGCTGGTACACGCTTCACGACGTCTACACGGTCGACTGGTCACTGTGGCATGCGCTCGATGATCTGGAGCGCGAGCACGTCGGCAGCGAGCTTTCGAGCTGGCTCGAGGGTCTCGCGGCCTATCCGGAACGCGGCGATTCGAAGCTCTACAGCGTCGTCACGCAGAAAGGCGACCTCATGTTCTGCCACTACCGGAGCAGCCCGGCTGCGCTCAACGAGATCGAGCTCCAGCTTCGCAAGCTACGCATCTATGAGTTTCTTGCTCCGGCGTACTCGTACCTGTCGGTGATCGAGGTGAGCCTGTACGAAGTGCAGGCGATGGCGATGCGCCGCCTTTCCGATCGCGGCATTGCGCCGGGGACTCCCGAGCACGACGAAGCCCTGGCCAAGGAAATGGAAGTGCAGAAGGAGCGCATGAACGAGCGCCTATTCCGCAGGATCCCGCCGCAGCGCTACATCTGCTTCTATCCGATGAACAAGCGTCGCGGCGAGCAGGTCAACTGGTATGCGCTGCCGCTCAAGGATCGCCGCGCGATCATGCGCGGTCACGGATCGATCGGCCACAAGTACGCCGACGTCGTCACGCAGGTGATCGGCGGATCGACCGGTCTCGACGACTGGGAATGGGGCGTGAGCCTGCACGCCGAGGACCCGCTGTCGTTCAAGAAGCTCATCTACGAAATGCGCTTCGACCCCGCGAGCTCATGGTTCGCCGAGTTCGGCCCGTTCTATGTCGGCGTTCACATCGCCCCGACCGCCGTCGCCGCCCTGATGGAA